In Diadema setosum chromosome 19, eeDiaSeto1, whole genome shotgun sequence, a genomic segment contains:
- the LOC140242866 gene encoding glutamate receptor ionotropic, kainate 2-like translates to MALSTAYRLEINPRGIFNMDGTRSKEEAAFRFAIERTNAEIRGDPSVNKTLLTPETQNIRGNDTFETTKKVCNMLRLGVATVFGPITSQDSIAVRSVCDSMDVPHIQTHWDYRKLEPGRNTINMYPSNEIISKALSDLVLQFKWKDISIIYDDEEGLSRLQGVFQLSLKKDIRITIYDSRAMTSRAMMKKIKSSGASHIIIDCSRKYLRPLLEKMMEFQMLMSYFHYIITPLDTFSIDLTRYTGDFVNITALQLVDMENTDSARLVQEFSDYVVENIGPVEDPGMTLEAALVYDAVSLTSRALHRASGQSGSLPVRSLSCERSQSWDNGLTLYNDLESTTIAGLTGNIQFAEGERSDVLFHITSLTENGMKQIGHWQKDSGVEMYPVHSDQSAAVRAGINRTLIVTTVLEKPFVMFRETEDGRTLEGNEKFQGFCIDLLRHLAEKVGFEYKIKLVDDGNYGDEQDDGTWDGMVGELMERDADLAVAPLTITYVREQVIDFSKPFMYLGVTILYRVPEPQNPGVFSFLNPLSFDIWMYIVMAYLTVSLSFFLLARFSPYEWYNSHPINPDYDAVENQFTLLSCLWFSFGGLMQQGSELNPRAFSTRVLSGFWWFFSLILVSSYTANLAAFLTVERMVSPIQNADDLAKQTSIEYGTRTSGSTTRFFKRSTIHTYEKMWDFMFARPHVFVQTYQEGIDRVLNSKNYAFLMESTMAEYQVSKHCQNLTMIGGLLNSRGYGVGTPLGSRYRDEITKAILQLQEDDILLQLKGKWWKSGQCQRDDNSKDDASELGLKNIGGIFLVLVAGLVLGVMVAIAEFVWKSKQNAEIDKKSLCAEMMAGLRFAFRCNGKKKAPSSMEHKFIPSPYPVGINGQMIPMTETVA, encoded by the exons TGTGTAACATGCTGCGACTGGGCGTGGCGACAGTGTTCGGGCCAATCACCTCCCAGGACTCCATAGCGGTGAGATCGGTTTGTGATTCGATGGACGTACCCCACATACAGACCCACTGGGATTATCGCAAGCTTGAACCTGGTCGAAACACAATCAACATGTACCCATCCAACGAAATCATCAGCAAGGCCCTCTCGGATCTCGTCCTACAGTTCAAATGGAAGgatatttcaattatttatGACGACGAGGAAG GTCTGTCCAGACTACAAGGGGTCTTCCAGCTGTCACTCAAGAAAGACATCCGAATTACCATCTACGACTCGAGAGCCATGACATCGCGGGCTATGATGAAGAAAATTAAAAGTTCTGGCGCCAGTCATATCATCATAGACTGCTCACGAAAATACCTCCGTCCCTTACTCGAAAAG ATGATGGAGTTTCAGATGCTTATGAGTTACTTCCATTACATCATTACTCCACTG GATACCTTCTCTATCGATCTCACTCGATACACCGGCGACTTCGTCAACATCACCGCGCTCCAGCTCGTTGATATGGAGAACACTGACAGTGCAAGGCTCGTCCAGGAGTTCAGTGACTACGTGGTTGAGAACATCGGACCGGTCGAAGACCCCGGGATGACG TTAGAGGCAGCCCTGGTCTATGACGCAGTTAGTCTTACATCCAGAGCGTTGCACCGTGCGTCAGGGCAAAGTGGCAGTCTGCCTGTCAGATCGCTTTCCTGTGAACGGTCACAGTCTTGGGACAATGGACTAACTCTCTACAATGACTTGGAGTCT ACTACAATCGCCGGCCTGACAGGCAACATCCAGTTTGCGGAAGGAGAGCGATCTGATGTACTTTTCCACATCACATCCTTAACGGAGAATGGAATGAAACAA ATTGGTCATTGGCAAAAAGACAGCGGGGTAGAGATGTACCCGGTACACAGCGATCAGTCGGCTGCCGTGCGGGCAGGCATTAACAGGACACTTATCGTCACCACTGTGTTG GAGAAACCATTTGTGATGTTCCGGGAGACAGAGGACGGACGAACTCTGGAGGGAAACGAAAAATTCCAGGGTTTCTGTATCGACCTGCTACGTCATCTAGCAGAAAAGGTCGGCTTCGAGTACAAGATCAAACTCGTGGACGATGGTAACTATGGTGATGAGCAGGATGATGGCACATGGGATGGAATGGTTGGCGAGCTGATGGAAAGG GATGCTGATTTGGCTGTTGCCCCGCTGACAATTACGTACGTCAGAGAGCAGGTGATCGATTTCTCGAAGCCGTTCATGTACCTCGGGGTCACCATTCTCTACCGGGTGCCAGAGCCGCAAAATCCGggtgttttctcttttctcaacCCGCTGTCCTTTGATATTTGGATGTACATCGTAATGGCTTACCTCACCGTGAGTCTTTCGTTCTTCCTACTAGCTCGTTTCAGCCCCTATGAGTGGTACAACTCGCATCCTATCAACCCGGACTATGACGCTGTAGAGAATCAGTTCACACTGCTCAGCTGTCTTTGGTTTTCCTTCGGCGGGCTGATGCAGCAGGGGTCGGAGCTCAACCCGCGGGCATTCTCCACGCGTGTGCTCAGCGGCTTCTGGTGGTTCTTCTCTCTCATTCTCGTTTCATCGTATACTGCCAACCTAGCTGCTTTCCTGACAGTAGAAAGGATGGTGTCACCTATCCAAAATGCGGACGATTTAGCAAAGCAGACATCGATAGAATATGGCACCAGGACGAGTGGATCGACGACAAGATTCTTTAAG CGCTCTACGATACACACATACGAGAAGATGTGGGACTTTATGTTTGCTAGACCACACGTGTTCGTCCAGACGTACCAGGAGGGAATCGACCGCGTGCTCAACTCGAAAAACTACGCCTTCCTCATGGAGTCTACCATGGCTGAGTACCAAGTGTCAAAACATTGCCAGAATCTTACCATGATTGGTGGACTTCTCAACTCCAGAGGCTACGGCGTTGGCACGCCGCTAG GCTCCCGGTATCGTGACGAAATCACCAAAGCTATCCTACAGTTACAAGAAGACGACATCCTCTTGCAGCTAAAGGGAAAATGGTGGAAGTCGGGCCAATGTCAGAGAGATGACAACAGTAAGGACGACGCCAGTGAACTCGGCCTCAAAAATATAGGAGGCATCTTTCTTGTGCTCGTCGCGGGTCTCGTTCTCGGCGTCATGGTAGCCATTGCTGAGTTTGTGTGGAAATCAAAGCAGAACGCAGAGATAGATAAG AAGTCATTGTGTGCTGAAATGATGGCGGGTCTACGTTTCGCATTCCGCTGCAATGGCAAGAAGAAAGCGCCCTCATCGATGGAACACAAGTTCATACCTTCCCCCTACCCAGTAGGGATTAACGGACAAATGATTCCAATGACAGAGACAGTAGCGTAG